The Candidatus Hydrogenedentota bacterium genome contains a region encoding:
- a CDS encoding NUDIX hydrolase: MAHAQTKYVYPYPRPMVTVDSVVFTVRDGRREVLLIKRRNPPFAGTWALPGGFVEMTETLAAAAARELKEETGLSGVALRQFGAFGDPGRDPRGRSIAVAFWGEADARQAQPQAGDDAAAAHWFPVDALPPLAFDHAHIVEYALACWSTERAS, encoded by the coding sequence ATGGCACATGCGCAGACAAAATACGTCTACCCCTATCCGAGGCCGATGGTGACCGTGGACTCGGTAGTTTTCACCGTGCGGGACGGGCGCCGCGAGGTGCTGCTCATCAAACGCAGGAATCCGCCGTTCGCGGGGACCTGGGCGCTGCCGGGCGGCTTCGTCGAGATGACGGAGACGCTCGCCGCGGCGGCAGCCCGCGAGTTGAAGGAGGAAACCGGGCTTTCAGGGGTTGCACTGCGCCAGTTCGGGGCTTTCGGCGACCCCGGACGCGACCCGCGCGGCCGCTCGATCGCAGTGGCATTCTGGGGCGAGGCGGACGCGCGGCAGGCGCAGCCGCAAGCGGGCGACGACGCCGCGGCGGCGCATTGGTTTCCCGTGGATGCGCTGCCGCCGCTGGCATTTGACCATGCGCACATAGTGGAGTACGCTCTTGCGTGCTGGAGCACGGAGCGAGCGTCATGA
- a CDS encoding nicotinamidase has protein sequence MTVEDTDALIVVDVQNDFCPGGALPVTDGHLVARAINRIMPKFHRVVLSRDWHPRDHCSFSETPEYRDGSWPEHCVADSPGAEFIGDLMLPMDALIVSKGMDHEREAYSAFDGEPPLADRLHAWGIHRVFIAGLATDYCVRATALDAIRFGFQACLLQDGCRGVARETAEAALEELRAAGVRMTHSGDFE, from the coding sequence ATGACAGTGGAAGACACCGATGCGCTGATTGTCGTGGATGTTCAGAATGACTTCTGCCCGGGCGGCGCGCTACCCGTCACCGACGGTCATCTCGTGGCGCGCGCGATAAACCGGATCATGCCCAAGTTCCATCGGGTCGTATTGTCGCGCGACTGGCACCCGCGCGACCATTGCAGTTTCAGCGAGACGCCGGAATACCGGGACGGCAGCTGGCCGGAGCATTGCGTGGCGGATTCGCCGGGCGCCGAATTCATTGGCGACCTCATGCTGCCGATGGACGCGCTCATCGTAAGCAAGGGGATGGACCACGAGCGCGAGGCCTACAGCGCCTTCGACGGCGAGCCGCCCCTGGCGGACCGGCTCCACGCGTGGGGCATCCACCGGGTCTTTATCGCGGGGCTGGCCACGGATTATTGCGTGAGAGCGACGGCGCTCGACGCCATCCGCTTCGGGTTTCAGGCATGCCTGCTCCAAGACGGATGCCGCGGCGTCGCGCGCGAGACGGCGGAGGCCGCGCTCGAAGAACTCCGCGCGGCGGGCGTCCGGATGACGCATTCCGGAGACTTCGAATGA
- a CDS encoding nicotinate phosphoribosyltransferase gives MSRPADPWFARQGLALLTDFYELTMMAGYWKEGRIEQQACFNYFFRSLPPHAGFGVAAGLGPFLEYLENLRFTDDDIAYLASLNLFEAEFLAFLRGFRPACEVSAVPEGTLVFPFEPVLQVDGTIFETQLIETALLNFMNYQTLIATKAARICLAANGEPVIEFGLRRAHGPDGGVSGSRAAYIGGCTATSNVLAGKVYGIPVTGTHAHSWVMSYPNELDAFRAFTRLYPDRCVLLVDTYDTVKSGVPNAIRAFQEMRDRGVPVRPAIRLDSGDLSKLSKIAHRMIREAGFENPLIVASNDLEEDIIADLKRQGAKINAWGVGTHLITSFECPSLNGVYKLVAVRENGNWTPRMKISSNLDKATDPARKELVRYYNAAGAPVGDLICRAGEPRAEDGIIAGRHRMRPHHEAHLPEPAARAEALLQPVFKGGRRIGETPDIQATRARAQEQIGALPEEFKRLRNPEIYHVLLSPEIGAMKDAMLDNPDLA, from the coding sequence ATGAGCCGTCCCGCCGACCCCTGGTTCGCGCGCCAAGGTCTCGCCCTGCTGACGGATTTCTACGAACTCACGATGATGGCGGGCTATTGGAAGGAAGGCCGCATCGAGCAGCAGGCGTGCTTCAACTACTTCTTCCGCAGTCTCCCCCCCCACGCCGGCTTTGGCGTCGCTGCGGGGCTCGGGCCGTTTCTCGAATACCTGGAAAACCTGCGGTTCACCGATGACGACATAGCCTATCTCGCGTCGCTGAATCTGTTCGAGGCGGAATTCCTCGCATTCCTCCGCGGGTTCCGCCCGGCCTGCGAGGTCAGCGCCGTGCCGGAAGGCACGCTCGTGTTCCCCTTTGAGCCGGTCCTTCAAGTCGACGGGACCATCTTTGAGACACAGCTGATCGAGACCGCGCTCCTGAATTTCATGAACTACCAGACCCTGATCGCGACCAAGGCGGCGCGCATCTGTCTCGCGGCGAACGGCGAGCCGGTCATCGAGTTCGGCCTGCGCCGCGCGCATGGCCCGGACGGCGGCGTGAGCGGTTCGCGCGCGGCGTATATCGGCGGGTGCACGGCGACGTCAAACGTGCTCGCCGGAAAGGTATACGGCATTCCAGTGACGGGCACGCATGCACATAGCTGGGTGATGAGTTATCCTAACGAACTGGACGCGTTCCGCGCGTTCACGCGGCTGTATCCGGACCGGTGCGTGCTGCTGGTCGATACCTACGACACGGTAAAGAGCGGCGTGCCCAACGCGATTCGGGCATTTCAGGAAATGCGTGATCGCGGCGTTCCGGTGCGGCCGGCGATCCGGCTCGATTCGGGCGACTTGTCGAAACTCAGCAAGATCGCGCACCGCATGATTCGGGAGGCGGGTTTCGAAAACCCGCTCATCGTCGCATCGAACGACCTGGAAGAAGACATCATTGCGGACCTGAAACGGCAGGGCGCGAAAATCAACGCCTGGGGTGTCGGCACGCACCTGATCACTTCGTTCGAATGCCCTTCGCTCAACGGCGTGTACAAGCTGGTCGCAGTGAGAGAAAACGGGAACTGGACGCCGCGCATGAAGATATCGTCCAACCTGGACAAGGCGACGGACCCCGCGCGCAAGGAACTGGTGCGTTACTACAACGCGGCCGGCGCGCCCGTCGGCGACCTCATCTGCCGCGCGGGCGAGCCCCGGGCCGAGGACGGCATCATTGCCGGCCGGCATCGCATGCGCCCGCATCACGAAGCGCACCTGCCCGAGCCCGCGGCGCGCGCGGAGGCGCTGCTGCAGCCTGTCTTCAAGGGCGGGCGCCGCATCGGCGAGACGCCGGACATCCAGGCGACGCGCGCGAGGGCGCAGGAACAGATCGGCGCGCTGCCCGAGGAGTTCAAGCGCCTGCGCAACCCGGAGATCTACCACGTATTGCTTTCGCCCGAAATCGGGGCGATGAAGGACGCGATGCTGGACAATCCGGACCTGGCCTGA